The DNA sequence GGCagcgtcgcttgagcagcagcaggcagtgatgcagcagatggaggctgcgagggtagctgctgaggatgctcatcggcagcatatggaggccctccgccagatGGAGGAGAGCAGGACGACGACCCCTGTGTTTGGTCCTGAGCCACGACCTGTGGTCAGGGAGTGGAGCTTGGAGGACTTTTTGAAGCACCGCCCAGCAAAGTTTGATGGGAAGActagtcctgacgccgcagaccaatggctgaaggacctggagcgcGTCTACGACGCCAAGATGTGCCCTGTGGAGGACAGGTTGGCGTTCTCGGTCTATATGCTCACGGGAGAGGcagagcattggtggagcagtACCAGATCCATCCTagaggagagggatgagccaGTGACATGGGAAACTTTCAGGGAGAAATTCCTCTCCGAGTACTTTCCAGACAGCATCCgatacgccaaggaggtggagttcctccagttgacccagggagggaagactgttacagagtatgctgagaggttcaaacacctcagccgtttctacacGCTGCCGCTtgatgaggagtggagatgccgtAAGTTTGAGAACGGCCTCAGGGGAGAcattcgcttgatggtggcacccttgtccatcaaggattttgctgctctggtagagaaggccagggtaatggagaagatgaagcgcgaAGTGGAAGGCCAGCGCCCACCGCAGTCACAGCCGCCCcagaggattggtggaccatctgggtccaggcccAGATATGAGGAGCAGA is a window from the Vigna unguiculata cultivar IT97K-499-35 chromosome 7, ASM411807v1, whole genome shotgun sequence genome containing:
- the LOC114190266 gene encoding uncharacterized protein LOC114190266; the encoded protein is MEALRQMEESRTTTPVFGPEPRPVVREWSLEDFLKHRPAKFDGKTSPDAADQWLKDLERVYDAKMCPVEDRLAFSVYMLTGEAEHWWSSTRSILEERDEPVTWETFREKFLSEYFPDSIRYAKEVEVMEKMKREVEGQRPPQSQPPQRIGGPSGSRPRYEEQRRPYDRPHHQPQESRSFPPQQGRVRCYSCGGPHPRYACPRREGYRRCNNCGKEGHFGRDCPNLSRAATRPPVQAPHQH